In a single window of the Flavobacterium ammoniigenes genome:
- a CDS encoding uroporphyrinogen-III synthase has protein sequence MANPTRILSTKVLLSHQKQVLTDVGLEVLESNFIEVATKNFELKGIKDNLIFTSQNAVRSLLSHSQFEVLKSELQQKKAFCVGVKSKTILTDAGFEVVAYADYAEDLAEIISLIYANASYTFCSGNLRKETLPLALQEAGIEFNEIEVYETKLNPHKIKKAVDAILFFSPSGVASYLKDNTIKKELCFCIGETTAEALGKATKNIIVAPQPSIEELLADVIEEYN, from the coding sequence ATGGCAAATCCAACACGCATACTTTCAACAAAAGTGCTTTTGAGTCATCAAAAACAAGTCTTGACGGATGTTGGTTTGGAAGTGTTGGAATCCAATTTTATTGAAGTGGCAACCAAGAACTTCGAGCTAAAAGGAATCAAAGACAATTTGATTTTTACGAGTCAGAATGCGGTTCGCAGTTTATTAAGTCATTCCCAATTTGAGGTATTAAAATCGGAACTTCAACAAAAAAAAGCCTTTTGCGTAGGCGTAAAAAGCAAAACGATTTTAACCGATGCCGGTTTTGAAGTCGTTGCCTATGCAGATTATGCAGAAGATCTAGCGGAGATTATCAGCTTGATTTATGCCAATGCAAGCTATACTTTTTGTAGTGGTAATTTGAGAAAAGAGACTTTGCCTTTGGCATTACAAGAAGCCGGAATCGAGTTCAACGAAATCGAAGTGTATGAAACCAAATTGAACCCACATAAAATAAAGAAAGCTGTAGATGCGATTTTGTTTTTCAGTCCATCCGGAGTTGCCAGTTATTTGAAAGACAATACCATTAAAAAAGAATTGTGCTTTTGCATTGGCGAAACTACCGCCGAGGCCTTGGGAAAAGCGACTAAAAATATCATTGTTGCGCCACAACCTTCTATTGAAGAGTTACTCGCTGATGTGATCGAAGAATACAATTAA
- the hemC gene encoding hydroxymethylbilane synthase, which yields MSKTIRIGTRDSELALWQAHTVQNKLNDLGYTTEIVAVKSQGDIILDKPLYELGITGIFTKTLDIAMINGQVDIAVHSMKDVPTALPQGIVQAAVLERANTLDILVHKGNLDFLTTTGTIATGSLRRQAQWWHKYPNHQVVDLRGNVNTRMQKLAESDWNGAVFAAAGLERINLKPDNYINLDWMIPAPAQGAMLVVAMANDEFTKDAVSQLNDIETEICTYIERQFLKTLEGGCTAPIGALAQYDEEKDTIEFKGVLFSVDGKQKIAIEKSVDISEWKKLGFHSAQEILNNGGAQLMSQIKSTLKK from the coding sequence ATGAGTAAGACTATACGCATAGGAACTCGTGATAGCGAATTGGCACTTTGGCAAGCCCATACCGTTCAAAATAAACTGAACGATTTGGGGTATACTACAGAAATTGTGGCTGTAAAATCACAAGGTGATATTATTCTGGACAAACCCTTGTACGAACTGGGCATCACAGGTATTTTTACCAAAACCTTGGATATTGCGATGATCAATGGTCAGGTAGATATTGCGGTGCATTCTATGAAAGATGTCCCAACGGCTTTGCCGCAAGGTATTGTTCAGGCGGCCGTTTTGGAGCGTGCGAACACCTTGGATATTTTGGTTCACAAAGGCAATTTGGATTTTCTTACTACAACAGGAACTATTGCTACCGGAAGCCTGCGTCGTCAAGCGCAATGGTGGCACAAATACCCAAATCACCAAGTGGTCGATTTGCGCGGTAATGTAAATACCCGCATGCAAAAATTAGCCGAAAGTGATTGGAACGGAGCCGTTTTTGCCGCAGCAGGCTTGGAACGAATCAATCTTAAACCAGACAATTACATCAATTTAGATTGGATGATTCCAGCTCCAGCACAAGGCGCAATGTTAGTTGTGGCTATGGCCAATGACGAATTTACCAAAGATGCTGTGAGTCAGTTGAACGATATTGAAACGGAGATTTGCACCTATATTGAAAGACAGTTTCTAAAGACTTTAGAGGGAGGCTGTACTGCACCAATTGGCGCTTTGGCACAATACGATGAAGAAAAAGATACGATCGAATTCAAAGGGGTTTTATTCTCGGTGGATGGAAAACAAAAAATAGCAATCGAGAAATCAGTCGATATATCGGAGTGGAAAAAATTAGGATTCCATTCTGCTCAAGAAATTTTGAATAATGGCGGTGCTCAATTGATGTCGCAAATCAAATCAACATTAAAAAAATAA
- the hemA gene encoding glutamyl-tRNA reductase — translation MEQHHTSKPHSFYAVGLSYKKADAEIRGKFSLDAVAKMRLLEQAKTEGIESLIVTSTCNRTEIYGFAEHPFQLIKLICENSQGSVEAFQKYGFVYKNKEAVGHLFRVGTGLDSQILGDFEIISQIKTSFFQAKSVNLVNAFQERLINAVIQASKKIKTDTEISSGATSVSFASVQYILNNVEEIGDKNILLFGTGKIGRNTCENLVKHSKHEQITLINRTKDKAEKLAQKLDVVVKDYADLQLEIQKADVLVVATGAQNPTVDKTILNLKKPLLILDLSIPKNVNENVEDVEGVTLVHMDYLSQITDETLENRKKHIPAAEAIIEEIKEEFLTWSKGRKFAPTIHALKEKLHSIKDGELNFQRKKLADFNEEQAEIISNRIIQKITNHFANHLKDEETMVDESIEWIEKVFNIGETTK, via the coding sequence ATGGAGCAACATCATACATCAAAACCTCATTCATTTTATGCCGTTGGCTTGAGCTATAAAAAAGCTGATGCTGAGATAAGAGGGAAATTTAGTTTGGATGCAGTTGCTAAAATGCGCCTGTTGGAGCAAGCAAAAACCGAAGGAATTGAAAGTTTGATCGTAACTTCAACTTGCAACAGAACGGAAATTTACGGTTTTGCCGAACACCCTTTCCAACTGATTAAATTGATTTGTGAAAACAGTCAAGGATCTGTTGAAGCCTTTCAAAAATACGGTTTTGTATATAAAAATAAAGAAGCAGTTGGCCACCTTTTCAGAGTGGGGACTGGTTTAGATAGTCAAATTTTAGGTGATTTTGAGATTATTTCTCAAATAAAAACCAGTTTTTTTCAAGCCAAATCTGTCAATTTAGTCAATGCTTTTCAAGAGCGTTTGATTAATGCGGTGATTCAAGCCAGTAAAAAAATCAAAACAGATACCGAGATTTCATCGGGAGCCACTTCGGTTTCTTTTGCTTCGGTGCAGTATATTTTAAATAATGTAGAGGAGATTGGCGACAAAAATATTTTGCTTTTTGGTACCGGTAAAATTGGAAGAAATACCTGCGAAAATTTAGTCAAACATTCCAAGCACGAACAGATTACGTTAATTAACCGTACCAAAGACAAAGCCGAAAAATTGGCTCAAAAATTAGATGTGGTGGTTAAAGATTATGCCGACTTGCAATTGGAAATCCAAAAAGCGGATGTTTTAGTAGTGGCAACGGGTGCTCAGAACCCAACGGTGGACAAAACTATTTTGAATTTGAAAAAACCTTTGTTGATTTTGGATTTATCTATCCCGAAAAATGTGAATGAAAATGTAGAAGATGTAGAAGGCGTTACTTTGGTTCACATGGATTATTTGTCACAAATTACCGATGAGACTTTAGAGAATAGAAAGAAACATATTCCCGCTGCTGAAGCAATTATTGAAGAAATCAAAGAAGAATTTTTGACTTGGTCTAAAGGGCGAAAATTTGCTCCAACGATTCATGCGTTAAAAGAAAAATTACATTCGATTAAAGATGGCGAATTGAATTTTCAACGAAAAAAATTAGCCGATTTTAACGAAGAACAAGCTGAAATCATCAGCAATAGAATCATTCAAAAAATCACCAATCATTTTGCCAATCACTTGAAAGATGAAGAAACGATGGTAGATGAAAGTATCGAGTGGATTGAGAAAGTGTTTAATATTGGCGAAACCACAAAATAA
- a CDS encoding AraC family transcriptional regulator: MGSQEVITIEDDFTLIRFQNDSDEPFHAQREVGSGLIQFHFGIKGNAKFIFNQGNYALELKEEKSLLLYNPQKELPLNLELAPNSWVISVIISIKKFHALFSTEANYITFLSPDNKDKKYYNEGNISPSMAIVLSQLFHYSLHPSIKNLYYKGKGYELLSLYFNKSEDPNAEQCPFLIDEDNVFKIKKAKEIIIANMAEPPGLQELADQVGLNLKKLKMGFKQIYGDTVYGFLFDYKMDYARKLLDSGSYNVNEVGLKIGYSTGSHFIAAFKKKFATTPKKYLMSINTTI; the protein is encoded by the coding sequence ATGGGTTCACAAGAAGTAATAACCATTGAAGACGACTTTACGCTCATCCGCTTTCAAAATGATAGCGACGAACCGTTTCATGCGCAACGTGAAGTAGGTAGTGGGCTGATTCAGTTTCATTTTGGAATTAAAGGCAACGCCAAATTTATTTTCAATCAAGGCAATTATGCTTTGGAATTAAAGGAAGAAAAATCGCTGCTTTTGTACAATCCGCAAAAAGAATTGCCGCTGAATTTAGAATTGGCACCTAATTCTTGGGTGATTTCTGTAATTATTTCCATCAAAAAATTTCATGCGTTGTTTTCGACTGAAGCCAACTATATCACTTTTTTAAGTCCTGATAATAAAGATAAAAAGTATTATAACGAAGGCAATATTAGTCCCTCTATGGCAATTGTATTGAGCCAATTGTTCCATTACAGCTTGCATCCTTCTATCAAAAACTTGTATTACAAAGGCAAGGGTTACGAATTGTTGAGTTTGTATTTCAATAAAAGTGAAGACCCCAACGCTGAGCAATGTCCGTTTTTAATTGACGAAGACAATGTGTTCAAAATCAAAAAAGCCAAAGAAATAATCATTGCCAATATGGCCGAGCCACCAGGTTTGCAGGAATTAGCCGACCAAGTAGGGCTGAATTTGAAAAAATTAAAAATGGGGTTCAAACAAATTTATGGCGATACGGTGTATGGTTTTCTATTTGATTACAAAATGGACTACGCTCGAAAATTACTCGATAGCGGCTCCTATAATGTCAATGAAGTAGGACTAAAAATTGGCTACAGCACCGGAAGCCATTTTATTGCGGCTTTCAAGAAAAAATTTGCCACTACCCCAAAAAAATATTTAATGTCAATCAATACAACAATATAA
- the hemH gene encoding ferrochelatase, producing MKGVLLVNLGSPESPTAKDVKPYLDEFLMDKYVIDVPFLLRALLVRGIILQTRPKKSAEAYARIWTSEGSPLIVISKKMHEKVKTLVDIPVALSMRYGTMTILKGLQELHDKGVTEVLLFPLYPQHAMASTTTILVLAEELRAKHFPDMKFTTVPAFYNKPGYIEALSNSIKKHLEGFDYDHLLFSYHGIPKRHIRKTDITKSHCKIDGSCCNTPSPAHEFCYRHQCYETTKQVVKTLGIPEGKYSQTFQSRLAGDKWLTPYTDVEVNKMPEKGIKKLAVVTPAFVADCLETLEEIAMEANEEFLHHGGEEFMAIPCMNDEDEWCGVVAKWIEEFKNNK from the coding sequence ATGAAAGGAGTATTATTAGTTAATCTTGGTTCCCCAGAAAGTCCAACTGCTAAAGACGTAAAACCCTATTTGGATGAATTTTTAATGGACAAATACGTCATTGACGTTCCGTTTTTATTGCGTGCTTTATTGGTTCGTGGAATCATTTTGCAAACAAGACCTAAAAAATCTGCCGAAGCCTATGCTAGAATTTGGACTAGCGAAGGTTCTCCTTTAATCGTGATTTCTAAAAAAATGCACGAAAAAGTGAAAACTTTGGTAGACATTCCTGTGGCATTATCGATGCGATACGGCACCATGACCATTTTAAAAGGACTACAAGAATTGCACGATAAAGGCGTGACAGAGGTACTACTTTTTCCTTTGTATCCGCAACATGCAATGGCGTCTACCACCACTATTTTAGTATTAGCAGAAGAACTTCGCGCCAAGCATTTCCCTGATATGAAATTTACAACCGTTCCGGCTTTTTACAACAAACCTGGATACATTGAAGCCTTGTCTAATTCGATCAAAAAACACTTAGAAGGTTTTGATTACGATCATTTGTTGTTTTCGTATCATGGAATTCCAAAACGTCACATTCGCAAAACCGATATTACCAAATCCCATTGTAAAATTGATGGTTCGTGCTGTAATACGCCTTCACCGGCGCACGAGTTTTGTTACCGTCACCAATGTTATGAAACTACTAAACAAGTAGTGAAAACATTAGGTATTCCAGAAGGTAAATATAGTCAAACCTTCCAATCTCGTTTAGCAGGTGACAAATGGTTGACGCCATACACCGATGTCGAAGTGAATAAAATGCCTGAAAAAGGAATTAAGAAATTAGCCGTGGTAACTCCCGCTTTTGTAGCCGATTGTTTGGAAACCTTGGAAGAAATTGCCATGGAAGCTAACGAAGAATTTTTACATCACGGCGGCGAAGAATTTATGGCGATTCCATGTATGAATGATGAAGACGAATGGTGTGGCGTAGTAGCAAAATGGATAGAAGAATTTAAAAACAACAAATAG
- a CDS encoding CopD family protein — translation MYDYLKSLHLIFVITWFAGLFYIVRLFVYQIEASEKPSPEKEILQEQFKIMSYRLWYIITWPSAILASFFAFWMLFFTELGNAWLQMPWMHVKLGFVFLLYLYHLKCHQIFKQLQNNEVKHTGNFMRIWNEGATLILFAVVFLVILKNAVNWIYGVIGIFLFSILIMLGFKFYKRIREKK, via the coding sequence ATGTACGACTACTTAAAATCCTTGCACTTAATATTTGTTATCACTTGGTTTGCCGGATTGTTTTATATCGTCCGCCTTTTTGTGTACCAAATTGAAGCTTCAGAAAAACCATCCCCTGAAAAAGAAATTTTGCAGGAACAATTCAAGATTATGAGTTATCGTTTGTGGTACATCATCACTTGGCCTTCGGCGATTTTAGCCAGTTTTTTTGCTTTTTGGATGTTGTTTTTTACCGAATTGGGCAATGCTTGGTTGCAAATGCCGTGGATGCATGTGAAATTAGGATTTGTATTCTTGTTGTATTTGTACCATTTGAAATGCCACCAAATTTTCAAACAATTGCAAAATAACGAGGTAAAACATACGGGGAATTTCATGCGAATTTGGAACGAAGGGGCTACTTTAATTTTATTCGCAGTCGTGTTTTTAGTGATTTTAAAAAATGCGGTGAATTGGATTTATGGGGTAATTGGTATCTTTTTATTTTCCATTCTTATTATGCTTGGATTTAAATTTTACAAACGAATACGAGAAAAGAAGTAA
- a CDS encoding sensor histidine kinase, which produces MIVLIIMASIILASISIIQFKNEARVYHQERLERKENEVKEHINYVLSTTTYPLTPQNLPLIFKDKIHELAQIHAIEINIYSQEGKLLKSSKESFSVDQVAPPIPKYILKLVRSSIEKRFVDIKTIDGIKNRSSYSQIKDDKFKPLGILNLPYVEDDGFYEKELNGFLIRLAQVYSFMLLVAFGLAYFLSTYITKSLKTISDKLGETSLNQKNEKIGVEASSKEINLLIKSYNAMVDELEISAVKLAQSEREEAWREMAKQVAHEIKNPLTPMRLTVQSFQRKFEPNDPEIQQKMKDYSETLIQQIDTMSAVASAFSNFASMPAQQNELLNVVEVVELALDIFNEDYLVFEKESEEIIAKIDRTQLIRIITNLVKNAIQAIPDQQNSKSIVVRVEQNQKNVLITVKDNGIGIKEMDKNRIFEPKFTTKNSGMGLGLSIIKNIIENYKGSITFESQYGQGTTFTVSLPILNS; this is translated from the coding sequence ATGATTGTATTGATTATTATGGCTTCCATCATTTTGGCTTCTATTTCAATTATTCAGTTTAAAAATGAAGCCAGAGTATACCACCAAGAACGTTTAGAACGGAAAGAAAACGAAGTGAAGGAACATATTAATTATGTGCTTTCAACAACCACTTATCCGTTAACACCACAAAATTTGCCTTTAATTTTCAAAGACAAAATTCACGAATTGGCACAAATTCATGCCATCGAAATCAATATTTATAGCCAGGAAGGGAAATTGCTAAAATCTTCCAAAGAATCTTTTTCGGTAGACCAAGTGGCGCCACCCATTCCGAAGTACATTTTGAAACTCGTGCGTTCTTCCATTGAAAAACGTTTTGTAGATATTAAAACGATTGACGGTATTAAAAATCGTTCTTCCTATAGCCAAATCAAAGACGACAAATTCAAACCGCTTGGAATTTTGAATTTACCCTATGTCGAAGATGATGGTTTTTATGAAAAAGAATTGAACGGCTTTTTAATTCGCTTGGCGCAAGTGTATTCGTTTATGTTATTGGTCGCTTTTGGCTTGGCCTATTTTCTTTCGACTTATATCACGAAGTCGTTAAAGACAATTTCAGATAAATTGGGCGAAACCAGTTTGAATCAAAAGAACGAAAAAATTGGGGTGGAAGCCAGTAGTAAAGAAATCAATTTGTTGATTAAATCGTACAATGCGATGGTAGACGAATTGGAAATCAGTGCGGTAAAATTAGCCCAAAGCGAACGTGAAGAAGCTTGGCGCGAAATGGCCAAACAGGTCGCCCACGAGATCAAGAATCCGCTAACGCCTATGCGTTTGACTGTGCAAAGTTTCCAACGAAAATTTGAACCGAACGATCCCGAGATCCAACAAAAGATGAAGGATTACTCTGAAACTTTGATTCAGCAAATTGATACGATGAGTGCGGTCGCTTCGGCTTTTTCGAACTTTGCTTCGATGCCTGCGCAACAAAACGAACTGCTCAATGTAGTGGAAGTGGTAGAGTTAGCTTTAGATATTTTCAACGAAGACTACTTGGTTTTTGAAAAAGAATCGGAAGAGATTATTGCCAAAATTGATCGGACACAACTCATCCGGATTATTACCAATTTGGTCAAAAATGCCATTCAAGCCATTCCGGACCAACAGAATTCTAAATCCATAGTAGTACGGGTGGAACAAAATCAAAAAAACGTGTTAATTACCGTAAAAGACAACGGAATTGGCATCAAAGAAATGGATAAAAACCGAATTTTTGAACCAAAATTCACCACCAAAAATAGCGGCATGGGATTGGGTTTGAGTATCATTAAAAATATTATCGAAAATTACAAAGGAAGCATTACATTTGAATCACAATATGGTCAAGGCACGACTTTTACAGTGAGTTTGCCCATTTTAAATTCTTAA
- a CDS encoding enoyl-CoA hydratase/isomerase family protein — translation MNYESLLIAIENKIALVTINRPTKLNALNKATLAELHSAFSDLETNDAVQAIILTGSGEKAFVAGADIAEFADFSAAEGTQLAAEGHQKVFDHIENLKKPVIAAINGFALGGGLELAMACHFRVSSDNAKMSLPEVTLGLIPGYGGTQRLPQLVGKGRAMEMILTAAMITAEEAMQYGLVNHVVPQNELIAFCQGLAQKIIQNAPIALSEAIQAVNASFDNTKNGYEAEINAFGRLFGTADFKEGTTAFLEKRKANFSGK, via the coding sequence ATGAACTACGAAAGTCTGTTGATTGCCATAGAAAATAAAATAGCGCTGGTTACCATAAATCGTCCTACAAAATTGAACGCCTTAAACAAAGCTACGCTGGCCGAATTACATTCCGCATTTAGCGATTTAGAAACCAATGATGCTGTTCAAGCGATTATCTTAACTGGTAGTGGCGAAAAAGCCTTTGTTGCTGGTGCTGATATTGCTGAATTTGCCGATTTCTCTGCTGCCGAAGGAACCCAATTGGCTGCCGAAGGACACCAAAAAGTATTCGACCATATTGAAAATTTGAAAAAACCAGTCATCGCTGCCATAAACGGATTTGCCTTAGGAGGCGGATTAGAATTAGCCATGGCCTGCCATTTTAGAGTTTCTTCAGACAATGCCAAAATGAGTTTGCCCGAAGTTACTTTGGGATTGATTCCGGGTTATGGAGGTACCCAACGTTTACCCCAATTAGTAGGTAAAGGTCGTGCTATGGAAATGATTTTAACCGCTGCAATGATTACGGCTGAAGAAGCAATGCAATACGGCTTGGTAAATCATGTAGTCCCTCAAAACGAACTCATCGCATTTTGCCAAGGGCTAGCGCAAAAAATAATTCAAAATGCCCCAATTGCTCTAAGTGAAGCTATTCAAGCTGTTAACGCCAGTTTTGACAATACCAAAAATGGTTATGAAGCTGAAATTAATGCTTTCGGAAGACTATTTGGTACAGCCGATTTCAAAGAAGGAACAACAGCATTTTTAGAAAAAAGAAAAGCTAATTTTAGCGGAAAATAA